One part of the Oryzias melastigma strain HK-1 linkage group LG21, ASM292280v2, whole genome shotgun sequence genome encodes these proteins:
- the creg2 gene encoding protein CREG2 yields the protein MRPRCFPLALFACLLCLGQSYTLRSSVSWVVSSNDVDVDDADLSEEVAPALLVDGAGLWKANVLGDSIEAPREQAKAEGDAAAARQSSRLFSYRIEKVKKAGSSAPPPHQETARTARYIAHYSDWGHLATISTLDKIKGLPFGNIFSVSDGPLDNSTGVIYFYVTPMDNTVADLKSNPYASLTFSEAEGEFCRQMMYDPEDPRCARLTLTGKMVEVLPEELAFAKEAMFSRHPVMAKWPVGHKWFFMKMDLVQVWLQDWIGGVSLVPVEDYFKATPF from the exons ATGAGGCCCCGCTGCTTCCCTCTGGCTCTGTTCGCCTGCCTTCTGTGCCTGGGACAGAGTTACACCCTCAGGAGCTCCGTGTCGTGGGTGGTGTCCTCCAACGATGTGGACGTAGACGATGCGGACCTGTCGGAGGAGGTCGCCCCGGCGTTGCTGGTGGACGGAGCGGGGCTGTGGAAAGCCAACGTCCTCGGGGACAGCATAGAGGCCCCCCGAGAACAGGCCAAGGCCGAGGGGGACGCCGCTGCTGCGCGGCAGTCCTCTCGTCTGTTTTCATACAGAATAGAGAAGGTGAAGAAGGCTGGCAGcagcgctcctcctcctcaccaggAGACAGCCAGAACCGCCAGATACATCGCTCATTACAGCGACTGGGGACACTTAGCCACTATTTCAACTCTAGACAAG ATCAAGGGCCTACCTTTTGGAAACATCTTTTCTGTCAGCGATGGACCTCTGGACAACAGCACTGGAGTCATCTATTTTTATGTGACTCCTATGGACAACACTGTGGCAGACCTGAAAAGTAACCCGTACGCTTCTCTCACCTTCTCTGAGGCGGAGGGAGAATTCTGCAG GCAGATGATGTATGATCCTGAAGATCCCAGGTGTGCTCGTCTGACACTGACAGGCAAAATGGTCGAAGTTCTCCCAGAAGAGCTCGCTTTTGCAAAGGAGGCAATGTTCTCAAG ACATCCCGTGATGGCCAAGTGGCCTGTGGGACACAAGTGGTTTTTCATGAAGATGGATCTGGTTCAGGTCTGGCTGCAGGACTGGATCGGTGGAGTGTCTCTCGTTCCAGTGGAGGACTATTTCAAAGCGACACCCTTCTGA
- the cracdla gene encoding CRACD-like protein isoform X1, translating into MESFSGDAEEGTEDLAGNKKFKIKSLKTRLFRKSKKSASEKAEKLTQSASDITFAERLGSDEDLLSGQRIMGSRALSHDSIFLSEEGLEDPEPPRILSQENVHGKIKALQMKLQLQKMHFGPPPSVLPVRSPDSEDKSGHSEDLLFQSSHETSGETVTPQGILNKTQLVYPPLCPFPNPAPIKSLSPTFSNPWSFSAPQNSPTSTAEPPLDFSTPPRALSRLDSSAARHRMSVKPRNQRASTKKKISSVSQSESFPHVPNNKEESEKEQEEKDEIIQKSEEEVPQELLVTFEETPPITLDPPLKPSSLSFPQLEPAVLPEVFQVTPDVETVDAASSELSSFLESELNNKRELVTSHEKTNTGTSEVPSDQISSHLRSRSPSEILDFRGITRPSPGSGSFHFSNVRSGDEDRPRSSSFVLKQAEALHKQEEKSVKDKEDLKSFQLKGSPFALGRFKPEGASVKASVAPWEKKESIKAEGPASPTKTVPAEAVTLETEEVDSYRGQLEETEKAQDFRGITRPSPGSGSFHFSNVRSGDEDRPRSRSFVLKQAEALHKQEEKSVKDKEDLKSFQLKGSPFALGRFKPEGASIKASVAPWEKKESTKAEEPASPTKEAVTPETQEVDSYRGQLEEAEKAQEEEKKTAFGIKLRATSQSIKYRSEAAPNRLSKTIMQEEFDENPKKLEVYEKSSETSEKLPISTSSTLRPTDPAPAGVSFQKKHNIPPTDNLASANSVQTSSCAVKEAELQPSPQTSSSSEVSWISLAMEKTRTIQQLFTSRLSRDSGAQPQPTAQSETMSGQQNPTVSSSANQPTADKKAAREVSSTRFLRDVVDQTEIKIVPETQSETLKCQQHPTQTPNQSLSDTVREETLETSVKPSIVVKRQKIASPALSHTSRESHSFKQTKEDLIDTSLHTSQSPSPSALPANPWATLSPLRSASQTVSSSHPEPPAQTSVQQQQTPWSIPLKSTTAAQTPASAAPPTDSESEEKESPVQKEAPSLSVRRAVWTGSASDRAVFLEKRAAWTTTPVIKGVELRKPQTEIQTTGDPPSPARVTPSSKDTTADGKQWGAESSPFKVPERPRDEKWLRRNLGSTPSPSSSPTQPSVLQSMSDSGQPSWMELAKRKSMAWSDKTMD; encoded by the exons ATGGAGTCTTTTTCTGGAGATGCAGAAGAAGGTACAGAGGACCTCGCAG GgaataaaaagttcaaaatcaAGTCTCTGAAAACGCGACTGTTCCGGAAGAGTAAGAAATCAGCCTCAGAGAAGGCTGAGAAACTCACCCAGTCAGCCAGTGACATAACGTTTGCAGAGAGACTTGGATCTGATGAGGATTTGCT AAGCGGTCAGAGAATAATGGGCTCCCGAGCATTGTCTCATGACAGCATCTTCCTGTCCGAGGAGGGTCTGGAAGACCCCGAACCCCCACGGATTTTATCTCAAGAAAATGTTCACGGCAAAATCAAAGCTCTTCAG ATGAAGCTTCAGCTGCAGAAAATGCACTTTGGGCCGCCCCCTTCGGTTTTACCAGTCAGAAGTCCAGACTCAGAAGACAAGAGTGGACATTCGGAGGATCTCCTTTTCCAAAGCTCTCATGAAACCTCAGGAGAAACAGTCACACCTCAGGGAATCCTCAACAAG ACTCAGCTGGTCTATCCGCCTCTCTGCCCTTTTCCCAATCCTGCCCCAATCAAATCTCTGTCCCCGACTTTTTCCAATCCTTGGTCTTTTTCCGCTCCCCAAAATTCTCCTACTTCTACCGCTGAGCCTCCTTTAGACTTCAGTACCCCGCCCAGAGCCCTGTCACGCTTAGACAGCTCTGCAGCTCGCCACCGAATGTCCGTGAAGCCCAGAAACCAGAGAGCCAGCACCAAGAAGAAGATCTCCTCTGTG TCTCAGTCTGAGTCCTTCCCACATGTGCCAAACAACAAGGAGGAGTCTGAGAAGGAGCAAGAGGAGAAGGATGAAATAATTCAGAAGTCAGAAGAAGAGGTTCCTCAGGAACTTCTGGTGACGTTTGAGGAGACCCCACCCATCACTTTAGATCCACCACTCAAACCCTCTAGTCTAAGCTTCCCGCAACTCGAGCCTGCTGTGCTTCCAGAGGTTTTCCAAGTTACCCCTGACGTGGAGACAGTGGATGCTGCATCCAGTGAACTTTCCTCCTTCCtggagtcagaactaaacaacAAAAGAGAACTGGTCACTTCTCACGAAAAGACAAATACGGGAACATCTGAGGTTCCATCAGACCAGATATCAAGTCATCTCCGCTCACGGTCTCCCAGCGAGATCCTGGATTTCAGAGGGATAACAAGGCCGTCTCCAGGATCTGGATCTTTCCATTTCTCCAATGTCAGAAGTGGAGATGAAGACAGACCCAGATCGAGCAGCTTCGTGCTGAAGCAGGCTGAAGCTTTACACAAGCAAGAGGAGAAATCTGTGAAGGACAAAGAAGATCTGAAAAGCTTCCAGCTCAAAGGCAGCCCCTTTGCCCTGGGACGCTTCAAGCCAGAGGGGGCATCTGTCAAAGCCTCTGTTGCTCCATGGGAAAAGAAGGAAAGTATCAAAGCCGAAGGGCCAGCATCACCCACCAAAACTGTACCTGCAGAGGCCGTCACTCTGGAAACAGAGGAGGTGGACAGCTATCGAGGGCAGTTAGAGGAGACAGAGAAGGCCCAGGATTTCAGAGGGATAACAAGGCCCTCTCCAGGATCTGGATCTTTCCATTTCTCCAATGTCAGAAGTGGAGATGAAGACAGACCCAGATCGAGGAGCTTCGTGCTGAAGCAGGCTGAAGCTTTACACAAGCAAGAGGAGAAATCTGTGAAGGACAAAGAAGATCTGAAAAGCTTCCAGCTCAAAGGCAGCCCCTTTGCCCTGGGACGCTTCAAGCCAGAGGGGGCATCTATCAAAGCCTCTGTTGCTCCATGGGAAAAGAAGGAAAGTACCAAAGCCGAAGAGCCGGCATCACCCACCAAAGAGGCCGTCACTCCGGAAACACAGGAGGTGGACAGCTATCGGGGGCAGTTAGAGGAGGCAGAGAAGGCccaggaggaagaaaaaaagacagcatTTGGGATTAAACTGCGGGCCACTTCTCAGTCGATTAAATATCGATCGGAAGCGGCTCCTAACCGCCTTTCGAAGACTATCATGCAAGAGGAGTTCGATGAGAACCCCAAAAAACTGGAAGTCTACGAAAAATCTAGCGAGACGTCAGAGAAGCTGCCAATAAGCACTAGCTCTACCCTCAGACCAACAG ATCCGGCTCCAGCTGGTGTCTCCTTTCAGAAAAAGCACAACATCCCCCCGACGGACAATCTCGCCTCTGCTAACTCAGTCCAAACATCCTCCTGCGCTGTCAAAGAAGCAGAACTGCAGCCCAGCCCCCaaacttcctcctcctctgaggtATCCTGGATCAGTCTGGCCATGGAAAAGACCAGGACTATCCAGCAGCTTTTCACCAGCAGACTCTCCAGAGATTCAGGAGCCCAACCACAACCGACGGCTCAATCAGAGACGATGAGCGGTCAACAAAATCCAACTGTGTCGTCTTCTGCAAATCAACCGACAGCAGATAAAAAAGCTGCCAGAGAGGTCTCCTCCACCAGATTCCTCAGAGACGTTGTGGATCAAACTGAGATAAAGATTGTCCCGGAAACTCAAAGTGAGACACTGAAGTGTCAACAGCATCCAACGCAAACTCCAAACCAGTCTTTGTCAGATACGGTGAGGGAAGAGACTCTAGAAACGTCAGTGAAACCATCAATTGTGGTTAAACGGCAGAAGATAGCATCTCCTGCTCTGTCTCACACTTCCAGAGAGTCCCATTCATTTAAGCAAACCAAAGAAGATCTGATAGACACCAGCCTGCACACCTCCCAGTCTCCTTCTCCCTCAGCCCTGCCAGCCAACCCTTGGGCGACTCTGTCCCCCTTGCGTTCTGCATCACAAACAGTCAGTTCATCCCATCCTGAACCGCCTGCACAGACGtcagtccagcagcagcagacaccCTGGAGCATTCCGCTCAAGTCCACCACTGCAGCTCAGACACCggcttctgcagctcctcctacAGACTCTGAGAGTGAGGAGAAGGAGTCCCCCGTACAGAAGGAGGCCCCATCCCTCTCTGTGAGGCGAGCAGTGTGGACGGGTTCAGCCAGCGACAGGGCGGTGTTCCTGGAAAAACGTGCAGCGTGGACCACTACACCTGTGATCAAAGGG gtGGAATTAAGGAAACCTCAAACAGAAATCCAGACAACAGGTGACCCCCCGTCGCCAGCAAGAGTCACACCTTCAAGCAAAGACACGACTGCAGACGGAAAGCAGTGGGGTGCAG agtCAAGCCCCTTCAAAGTACCAGAAAGGCCTCGTGATGAAAAATGGCTAAGGAGAAATCTGGGCTCGACTCCATCACCGTCGTCGTCACCGACACAGCCGTCGGTACTGCAGTCCATGTCTGACAGCGGGCAGCCATCCTGGATGGAGCTGGCGAAGAGAAAGTCCATGGCGTGGAGTGATAAGACCATGGACTAA
- the cracdla gene encoding CRACD-like protein isoform X2, with product MGSRALSHDSIFLSEEGLEDPEPPRILSQENVHGKIKALQMKLQLQKMHFGPPPSVLPVRSPDSEDKSGHSEDLLFQSSHETSGETVTPQGILNKTQLVYPPLCPFPNPAPIKSLSPTFSNPWSFSAPQNSPTSTAEPPLDFSTPPRALSRLDSSAARHRMSVKPRNQRASTKKKISSVSQSESFPHVPNNKEESEKEQEEKDEIIQKSEEEVPQELLVTFEETPPITLDPPLKPSSLSFPQLEPAVLPEVFQVTPDVETVDAASSELSSFLESELNNKRELVTSHEKTNTGTSEVPSDQISSHLRSRSPSEILDFRGITRPSPGSGSFHFSNVRSGDEDRPRSSSFVLKQAEALHKQEEKSVKDKEDLKSFQLKGSPFALGRFKPEGASVKASVAPWEKKESIKAEGPASPTKTVPAEAVTLETEEVDSYRGQLEETEKAQDFRGITRPSPGSGSFHFSNVRSGDEDRPRSRSFVLKQAEALHKQEEKSVKDKEDLKSFQLKGSPFALGRFKPEGASIKASVAPWEKKESTKAEEPASPTKEAVTPETQEVDSYRGQLEEAEKAQEEEKKTAFGIKLRATSQSIKYRSEAAPNRLSKTIMQEEFDENPKKLEVYEKSSETSEKLPISTSSTLRPTDPAPAGVSFQKKHNIPPTDNLASANSVQTSSCAVKEAELQPSPQTSSSSEVSWISLAMEKTRTIQQLFTSRLSRDSGAQPQPTAQSETMSGQQNPTVSSSANQPTADKKAAREVSSTRFLRDVVDQTEIKIVPETQSETLKCQQHPTQTPNQSLSDTVREETLETSVKPSIVVKRQKIASPALSHTSRESHSFKQTKEDLIDTSLHTSQSPSPSALPANPWATLSPLRSASQTVSSSHPEPPAQTSVQQQQTPWSIPLKSTTAAQTPASAAPPTDSESEEKESPVQKEAPSLSVRRAVWTGSASDRAVFLEKRAAWTTTPVIKGVELRKPQTEIQTTGDPPSPARVTPSSKDTTADGKQWGAESSPFKVPERPRDEKWLRRNLGSTPSPSSSPTQPSVLQSMSDSGQPSWMELAKRKSMAWSDKTMD from the exons ATGGGCTCCCGAGCATTGTCTCATGACAGCATCTTCCTGTCCGAGGAGGGTCTGGAAGACCCCGAACCCCCACGGATTTTATCTCAAGAAAATGTTCACGGCAAAATCAAAGCTCTTCAG ATGAAGCTTCAGCTGCAGAAAATGCACTTTGGGCCGCCCCCTTCGGTTTTACCAGTCAGAAGTCCAGACTCAGAAGACAAGAGTGGACATTCGGAGGATCTCCTTTTCCAAAGCTCTCATGAAACCTCAGGAGAAACAGTCACACCTCAGGGAATCCTCAACAAG ACTCAGCTGGTCTATCCGCCTCTCTGCCCTTTTCCCAATCCTGCCCCAATCAAATCTCTGTCCCCGACTTTTTCCAATCCTTGGTCTTTTTCCGCTCCCCAAAATTCTCCTACTTCTACCGCTGAGCCTCCTTTAGACTTCAGTACCCCGCCCAGAGCCCTGTCACGCTTAGACAGCTCTGCAGCTCGCCACCGAATGTCCGTGAAGCCCAGAAACCAGAGAGCCAGCACCAAGAAGAAGATCTCCTCTGTG TCTCAGTCTGAGTCCTTCCCACATGTGCCAAACAACAAGGAGGAGTCTGAGAAGGAGCAAGAGGAGAAGGATGAAATAATTCAGAAGTCAGAAGAAGAGGTTCCTCAGGAACTTCTGGTGACGTTTGAGGAGACCCCACCCATCACTTTAGATCCACCACTCAAACCCTCTAGTCTAAGCTTCCCGCAACTCGAGCCTGCTGTGCTTCCAGAGGTTTTCCAAGTTACCCCTGACGTGGAGACAGTGGATGCTGCATCCAGTGAACTTTCCTCCTTCCtggagtcagaactaaacaacAAAAGAGAACTGGTCACTTCTCACGAAAAGACAAATACGGGAACATCTGAGGTTCCATCAGACCAGATATCAAGTCATCTCCGCTCACGGTCTCCCAGCGAGATCCTGGATTTCAGAGGGATAACAAGGCCGTCTCCAGGATCTGGATCTTTCCATTTCTCCAATGTCAGAAGTGGAGATGAAGACAGACCCAGATCGAGCAGCTTCGTGCTGAAGCAGGCTGAAGCTTTACACAAGCAAGAGGAGAAATCTGTGAAGGACAAAGAAGATCTGAAAAGCTTCCAGCTCAAAGGCAGCCCCTTTGCCCTGGGACGCTTCAAGCCAGAGGGGGCATCTGTCAAAGCCTCTGTTGCTCCATGGGAAAAGAAGGAAAGTATCAAAGCCGAAGGGCCAGCATCACCCACCAAAACTGTACCTGCAGAGGCCGTCACTCTGGAAACAGAGGAGGTGGACAGCTATCGAGGGCAGTTAGAGGAGACAGAGAAGGCCCAGGATTTCAGAGGGATAACAAGGCCCTCTCCAGGATCTGGATCTTTCCATTTCTCCAATGTCAGAAGTGGAGATGAAGACAGACCCAGATCGAGGAGCTTCGTGCTGAAGCAGGCTGAAGCTTTACACAAGCAAGAGGAGAAATCTGTGAAGGACAAAGAAGATCTGAAAAGCTTCCAGCTCAAAGGCAGCCCCTTTGCCCTGGGACGCTTCAAGCCAGAGGGGGCATCTATCAAAGCCTCTGTTGCTCCATGGGAAAAGAAGGAAAGTACCAAAGCCGAAGAGCCGGCATCACCCACCAAAGAGGCCGTCACTCCGGAAACACAGGAGGTGGACAGCTATCGGGGGCAGTTAGAGGAGGCAGAGAAGGCccaggaggaagaaaaaaagacagcatTTGGGATTAAACTGCGGGCCACTTCTCAGTCGATTAAATATCGATCGGAAGCGGCTCCTAACCGCCTTTCGAAGACTATCATGCAAGAGGAGTTCGATGAGAACCCCAAAAAACTGGAAGTCTACGAAAAATCTAGCGAGACGTCAGAGAAGCTGCCAATAAGCACTAGCTCTACCCTCAGACCAACAG ATCCGGCTCCAGCTGGTGTCTCCTTTCAGAAAAAGCACAACATCCCCCCGACGGACAATCTCGCCTCTGCTAACTCAGTCCAAACATCCTCCTGCGCTGTCAAAGAAGCAGAACTGCAGCCCAGCCCCCaaacttcctcctcctctgaggtATCCTGGATCAGTCTGGCCATGGAAAAGACCAGGACTATCCAGCAGCTTTTCACCAGCAGACTCTCCAGAGATTCAGGAGCCCAACCACAACCGACGGCTCAATCAGAGACGATGAGCGGTCAACAAAATCCAACTGTGTCGTCTTCTGCAAATCAACCGACAGCAGATAAAAAAGCTGCCAGAGAGGTCTCCTCCACCAGATTCCTCAGAGACGTTGTGGATCAAACTGAGATAAAGATTGTCCCGGAAACTCAAAGTGAGACACTGAAGTGTCAACAGCATCCAACGCAAACTCCAAACCAGTCTTTGTCAGATACGGTGAGGGAAGAGACTCTAGAAACGTCAGTGAAACCATCAATTGTGGTTAAACGGCAGAAGATAGCATCTCCTGCTCTGTCTCACACTTCCAGAGAGTCCCATTCATTTAAGCAAACCAAAGAAGATCTGATAGACACCAGCCTGCACACCTCCCAGTCTCCTTCTCCCTCAGCCCTGCCAGCCAACCCTTGGGCGACTCTGTCCCCCTTGCGTTCTGCATCACAAACAGTCAGTTCATCCCATCCTGAACCGCCTGCACAGACGtcagtccagcagcagcagacaccCTGGAGCATTCCGCTCAAGTCCACCACTGCAGCTCAGACACCggcttctgcagctcctcctacAGACTCTGAGAGTGAGGAGAAGGAGTCCCCCGTACAGAAGGAGGCCCCATCCCTCTCTGTGAGGCGAGCAGTGTGGACGGGTTCAGCCAGCGACAGGGCGGTGTTCCTGGAAAAACGTGCAGCGTGGACCACTACACCTGTGATCAAAGGG gtGGAATTAAGGAAACCTCAAACAGAAATCCAGACAACAGGTGACCCCCCGTCGCCAGCAAGAGTCACACCTTCAAGCAAAGACACGACTGCAGACGGAAAGCAGTGGGGTGCAG agtCAAGCCCCTTCAAAGTACCAGAAAGGCCTCGTGATGAAAAATGGCTAAGGAGAAATCTGGGCTCGACTCCATCACCGTCGTCGTCACCGACACAGCCGTCGGTACTGCAGTCCATGTCTGACAGCGGGCAGCCATCCTGGATGGAGCTGGCGAAGAGAAAGTCCATGGCGTGGAGTGATAAGACCATGGACTAA
- the mitd1 gene encoding MIT domain-containing protein 1 — protein MTQNHVSGMEASAVSVLKRAVDLDQNGRFQESLVCYQEGIQLLMDVLKAVRDESKRGHYRERIKGYMDRAEQIKAHVNQVKEDGKYHEEIKIAEDATGYSYEVLFKPYISSTLTEVWVEDPYIRHTHQLYNFLRFCEMLLKAPCKVKQINLLTSEDEANSSQQRSALAEMKDSLKTQGVTLDLQYSSTIHDREIRFDNGWIIKIGRGLDYFKRPKGRFSVGYCDYDLRQCQETTVDIFHTKHTKSL, from the exons ATGACTCAGAATCATGTTTCGGGTATGGAGGCGTCCGCCGTTTCTGTCTTGAAGCGGGCGGTGGATCTGGACCAGAACGGCCGCTTCCAAGAGTCTCTGGTCTGTTACCAGGAAGGCATCCAGCTTCTAATGGACGTACTTAAAG CGGTAAGGGACGAGTCCAAGCGAGGACATTACAGGGAGAGGATCAAAGGCTACATGGACAGAGCGGAGCAGATCAAAGCCCACGTTAACCAGGTGAAAGAAG ATGGGAAATACCacgaagaaataaaaatagccGAGGATGCCACTGGGTACAGCTATGAGGTTCTTTTCAAGCCGTACATCAGCAGCACTCTTACAGAGGTCTGGGTGGAGGATCCTTACATCCGGCACACTCATCAA TTGTACAACTTCCTGCGCTTCTGTGAGATGCTGCTGAAAGCCCCCTGCAAGGTGAAACAGATCAACCTCCTCACGTCAGAAGATGAA GCCAACAGCAGCCAGCAGAGGAGTGCTCTGGCTGAGATGAAGGACAGCCTCAAGACTCAGGGAGTCACTCTGGATCTGCAGTACTCCTCCACCATCCATGACCGGGAGATCAG GTTTGACAATGGCTGGATCATTAAAATTGGAAGAGGACTGGATTACTTTAAGAGACCTAAG GGAAGATTCTCTGTGGGGTATTGTGACTACGACCTCAGGCAGTGCCAGGAGACCACCGTAGACATTTTCCACACCAAGCACACCAAATCTCTATGA
- the mrpl30 gene encoding 39S ribosomal protein L30, mitochondrial isoform X1, with protein MGQGTERQTVLLMSDFYKEEPSAAFSMSAVSLLPVRSLKAAVLSSCGWFVPARNTFRKARIPKELFAERSKEHDKYGGDPDQPHKLHIVTRVKSTMRRPYWEKEMVKHLGLQKAHVPVIHKNIPAVNSQLKFVKHLVRIQPLQTPYGLPAEQDMADTFINSKGELIVRRLLQPVEQISES; from the exons ATGGGACAAGGAACAGAGAGGCAGACTGTATTACTCATGTCAGACTTCTATAAAGAAGAGCCCTCTGCAG cattcaGCATGTCAGCGGTCAGCCTTCTACCAGTGAGA TCCCTGAAGGCAGCAGTGCTGTCCTCGTGTGGGTGGTTTGTGCCAGCACGCAACACCTTTAGGAAAGCAAGGATCCCCAAAGAG CTGTTCGCTGAGAGATCAAAAGAGCACGATAAGTATGGCGGCGACCCAGACCAACCCCACAAACTGCACATTGTGACACGGGTGAAGAGCACCATGCGAAGGCCGTACTGGGAGAAAGAGATGGTGAAACACCTCGGCCTCCAAAAG GCACATGTACCAGTCATTCACAAAAACATACCAGCAGTGAACAGCCAACTAAAGTTTGTGAAGCATCTTGTGAG GATACAGCCTCTGCAGACTCCCTACGGGCTCCCTGCTGAGCAGGACATGGCCGACACCTTCATAAACAGCAAAGGAGAGCTGATTGTGAGGCGCCTTCTCCAACCCGTCGAGCAAATTAGCGAATCCTAG
- the mrpl30 gene encoding 39S ribosomal protein L30, mitochondrial isoform X2 → MSAVSLLPVRSLKAAVLSSCGWFVPARNTFRKARIPKELFAERSKEHDKYGGDPDQPHKLHIVTRVKSTMRRPYWEKEMVKHLGLQKAHVPVIHKNIPAVNSQLKFVKHLVRIQPLQTPYGLPAEQDMADTFINSKGELIVRRLLQPVEQISES, encoded by the exons ATGTCAGCGGTCAGCCTTCTACCAGTGAGA TCCCTGAAGGCAGCAGTGCTGTCCTCGTGTGGGTGGTTTGTGCCAGCACGCAACACCTTTAGGAAAGCAAGGATCCCCAAAGAG CTGTTCGCTGAGAGATCAAAAGAGCACGATAAGTATGGCGGCGACCCAGACCAACCCCACAAACTGCACATTGTGACACGGGTGAAGAGCACCATGCGAAGGCCGTACTGGGAGAAAGAGATGGTGAAACACCTCGGCCTCCAAAAG GCACATGTACCAGTCATTCACAAAAACATACCAGCAGTGAACAGCCAACTAAAGTTTGTGAAGCATCTTGTGAG GATACAGCCTCTGCAGACTCCCTACGGGCTCCCTGCTGAGCAGGACATGGCCGACACCTTCATAAACAGCAAAGGAGAGCTGATTGTGAGGCGCCTTCTCCAACCCGTCGAGCAAATTAGCGAATCCTAG